GATCCTGGCCATGGGCCTGTGCTATGGCGGCGTGGCGCAGATCATCGCCGGCATCATGGAGTGGAAGAAGGGCAATACCTTCGCCTGTACCGCATTCACCTCGTACGGTCTGTTCTGGTTATCGCTGGTGGCGTTGTTGCTGTTGCCGAAAATGGGTATGGGGACACCCGCTGCCACGGGCGCTATGGTTTCGTACTTTGTGATGTGGGGCTTGTTCACTGGCGTGATGTTCATTGGCACGCTGGCACTCAACCGTGCCCTGCAAGTGGTGTTCGGCTCGCTCACCATTCT
This genomic interval from Silvimonas soli contains the following:
- a CDS encoding acetate uptake transporter, translated to MSATHGNDHTANPAPLGLLGFGMTTVLLNLHNAGLFEFNAMILAMGLCYGGVAQIIAGIMEWKKGNTFACTAFTSYGLFWLSLVALLLLPKMGMGTPAATGAMVSYFVMWGLFTGVMFIGTLALNRALQVVFGSLTILFALLALGDGLGSATIGQIAGWEGIFCGFSAIYAALAQVLNETHGRVMLPLGEKAA